One region of Flavobacterium sp. KACC 22763 genomic DNA includes:
- a CDS encoding alpha/beta hydrolase — MSQKKVSFKNSNNGNISMSAVINFPEGFNETKKHTAIVVSHPGGGVKEQTSGLYAKKLSEMGFLTIAYDASYQGESTGEPRQLENPYIRTEDVSAVIDYLTTLPYVDQQNIGAMGICAGAGYTANAAINDHRIKAVGMVSAVNIGSMFRNGWENNVKDADALPYLIAGSNARTNDASGAAIATMPLAPMKEEDAPNAELRGAWEYYHTPRCQYPTAPGFATARSLSQIISYDAYNKAEAFFTQPLLAVVGSNAGSAWMSDDLLHRAASADKTKYIVKGADHMDLYDKQSYVNEAALELSAFFKKNLI; from the coding sequence ATGTCACAGAAAAAAGTAAGCTTCAAAAACAGCAACAATGGAAATATCTCAATGTCAGCTGTAATTAATTTTCCGGAAGGATTTAATGAAACCAAAAAGCATACTGCTATTGTAGTTTCACATCCAGGAGGCGGTGTAAAAGAACAGACCTCAGGTTTGTATGCTAAAAAACTTTCAGAAATGGGATTTCTTACCATTGCCTACGATGCTTCCTATCAGGGAGAAAGTACTGGGGAACCACGCCAATTGGAAAATCCATACATCCGTACAGAAGATGTAAGCGCCGTAATTGACTATTTAACTACATTGCCTTATGTAGATCAGCAGAATATTGGCGCTATGGGTATTTGTGCTGGTGCGGGATATACTGCCAACGCAGCAATCAATGACCATCGCATTAAAGCTGTTGGTATGGTAAGCGCAGTTAATATCGGATCTATGTTTCGCAATGGCTGGGAAAACAATGTAAAAGATGCTGATGCCCTTCCTTATCTTATTGCGGGTTCAAATGCCAGAACAAATGATGCAAGCGGTGCTGCCATTGCCACAATGCCTTTGGCTCCAATGAAAGAAGAAGATGCTCCAAATGCTGAATTAAGAGGCGCTTGGGAATATTATCACACTCCGCGATGCCAATATCCTACTGCTCCGGGTTTTGCCACTGCAAGAAGTCTTTCCCAAATCATTTCTTATGATGCTTACAACAAAGCCGAAGCTTTTTTTACACAACCTTTGCTTGCTGTAGTTGGAAGCAACGCTGGGAGTGCATGGATGAGCGATGACTTGCTTCATCGCGCAGCATCTGCAGATAAAACCAAATATATTGTAAAAGGTGCAGATCATATGGATCTTTATGATAAACAGAGTTATGTAAACGAAGCTGCTCTTGAACTTTCGGCATTCTTCAAAAAGAACCTTATTTAA
- a CDS encoding helix-turn-helix domain-containing protein, translated as MEKKILDISEFTKYLNLKSIKNEDLHIANFQNEENVLLKSEAVTIDFYLLAIKPPFDKNLVQQELLEDQSNSYMYVDCPHNSIGWDIAPPSSGYAIMVSGKYLSKMAKNYNFTHYDSHHEALFLTKEEEALLWDLYKKAYNEFSKQYYSKDIIISYITLILTYTQAFYDRQFDTRSKIYHKVISDFNNHLEDFFNQEDSIAGLPSVAYFAQKSNLSPNYFGDLIKHFTGSSPSEHIQDFVVRLAKDKLSNTNLSVSEISYSLGFDYPNYFARFFRKKTGLSPKVFRNQ; from the coding sequence ATGGAAAAAAAAATATTGGACATATCTGAATTTACAAAATATCTTAATTTAAAGAGCATCAAAAATGAAGATCTTCATATTGCAAATTTTCAAAATGAAGAAAACGTTCTCCTAAAATCAGAGGCCGTTACAATCGATTTTTACCTTTTAGCCATAAAGCCGCCATTTGATAAAAATCTGGTTCAGCAGGAACTGCTGGAAGATCAGTCGAATTCTTATATGTATGTGGACTGCCCGCACAACTCCATAGGATGGGATATTGCTCCCCCTTCTTCAGGATATGCCATAATGGTAAGTGGCAAATATTTGAGTAAGATGGCTAAAAATTATAATTTCACCCATTATGACAGCCATCACGAAGCATTATTTCTAACCAAAGAAGAAGAAGCATTATTGTGGGATCTTTATAAAAAAGCATACAATGAATTTTCAAAGCAATATTATTCTAAAGATATTATCATTTCCTACATTACTCTTATACTAACTTATACACAGGCCTTTTATGACCGCCAGTTTGATACGAGAAGCAAGATCTATCATAAGGTAATTTCGGATTTCAACAATCACTTAGAAGATTTTTTCAATCAAGAAGACAGTATTGCGGGATTGCCGTCAGTGGCTTATTTTGCGCAGAAATCAAACTTATCTCCCAATTATTTTGGTGACCTGATCAAGCACTTTACAGGAAGTTCTCCAAGTGAACACATTCAGGATTTTGTTGTCCGATTGGCAAAAGACAAACTAAGTAATACAAACCTTTCTGTAAGCGAAATTTCATATAGTCTGGGATTTGACTATCCAAATTATTTTGCCCGCTTTTTTCGCAAGAAAACGGGACTTTCACCTAAAGTATTCCGTAATCAATAA
- a CDS encoding PTS sugar transporter subunit IIBC, which yields MNFIENNVSVEKAVIILSKNGIQVDEKVAEIILELLYLISKKYDKPKEKKTISLTGFRTIVQLRLNL from the coding sequence ATGAATTTCATCGAGAACAATGTTTCAGTAGAAAAAGCCGTTATTATTCTTTCCAAAAACGGCATTCAGGTAGATGAGAAGGTAGCTGAAATTATTTTGGAATTATTGTATTTAATATCAAAAAAATATGATAAACCAAAAGAGAAAAAAACTATATCCTTAACGGGATTTCGAACCATCGTTCAGCTTCGATTAAATCTCTGA
- a CDS encoding ImmA/IrrE family metallo-endopeptidase, translating to MIDDFTRKEIEKISHNILKESKSFDIFPTPVDKILSYSDFALDNKIDLQNIDDSFFDSFKEKLVDPSKKALMHALSKIKGFFYREEKTIYIDAELDKNLGKKNFVKLHEIGHGVLSWQNEIILALDNDETLSEEYDEQFEAEANYFASLTLFQHDRFLEECEKLSLGLGAVMAISKKFGASVHSSFRNYVLQSKNRCALLVLNHPVNKNGFVNTLTTRDLFYSKKFLEEFGELQLPDEFGFKWSFVQDFKFKKKFHENGVISLNTKEGEDLKASYHFFNNTYNSFVFFFPKGEKNRARTKIILQ from the coding sequence ATGATAGATGATTTTACTCGTAAAGAAATTGAAAAAATATCACATAATATTTTAAAAGAAAGTAAATCTTTCGATATCTTCCCTACACCAGTAGACAAAATTTTATCATATTCCGATTTTGCGCTTGATAACAAAATAGACTTACAGAATATTGACGATTCTTTTTTTGACTCATTCAAAGAAAAACTAGTTGATCCTTCCAAAAAAGCCCTAATGCATGCTCTTTCGAAAATAAAAGGTTTTTTCTATCGAGAAGAGAAAACTATATACATTGATGCAGAGCTTGATAAAAATCTTGGCAAAAAGAATTTTGTAAAATTACATGAAATTGGTCATGGTGTTTTGTCATGGCAAAATGAAATCATCTTAGCTTTAGATAACGATGAAACTTTAAGTGAAGAGTATGATGAACAATTTGAAGCAGAAGCTAACTATTTCGCATCATTAACACTATTTCAACATGATCGATTTCTAGAAGAGTGCGAAAAGTTAAGTTTAGGACTAGGAGCTGTTATGGCAATAAGTAAAAAATTTGGCGCATCTGTACATTCCTCATTTAGAAATTATGTTCTACAATCAAAAAACAGATGTGCTTTACTTGTTTTAAACCATCCAGTAAATAAAAATGGTTTTGTAAATACATTGACTACGAGAGATTTATTTTACTCAAAAAAATTCCTAGAAGAGTTTGGTGAACTACAACTTCCAGATGAATTTGGATTTAAATGGTCTTTTGTTCAAGACTTTAAGTTTAAAAAGAAATTTCATGAAAATGGCGTAATTTCTTTAAACACAAAAGAAGGAGAAGACCTAAAAGCAAGCTATCATTTCTTTAATAATACTTATAACAGTTTTGTGTTTTTTTTTCCAAAAGGTGAAAAAAATAGAGCTAGAACTAAAATAATTTTACAATAA
- a CDS encoding helix-turn-helix domain-containing protein yields the protein MSSLGASLKDARKNVGLTLRQVEEMTDISNAYLSQLENDKIKNPSVNILSKLSSLYKVSLKTLLSNAKMIDKKEAHQEEINLSFAQKIAFRAEDLTEEERNDVLKYLEFIKSRKSNI from the coding sequence ATGAGTTCACTAGGAGCATCTTTAAAAGATGCAAGAAAAAATGTAGGGCTTACATTGAGACAAGTAGAAGAAATGACAGATATTTCTAATGCTTATCTTAGCCAGCTAGAAAATGATAAGATTAAAAACCCATCAGTTAATATCTTATCAAAACTATCATCTTTATATAAAGTGTCCCTAAAAACACTTCTTTCAAATGCAAAAATGATAGATAAGAAAGAAGCCCACCAAGAAGAAATTAATTTAAGCTTTGCTCAAAAAATAGCTTTTCGAGCAGAAGACCTAACGGAAGAAGAAAGAAATGATGTTTTAAAATATTTAGAATTTATTAAATCACGTAAAAGTAATATATGA
- a CDS encoding multiubiquitin domain-containing protein yields the protein MSQEYRLNDKNFESQDSKITGMQILQRAGLVPVEDYELLIKVNENGFEPIQLSEIIDLRAPGLEGFYSRPYDKLIIYVDDAAVQVSESFMTPNKILAAAGKVVKDFYLVQREGEIEIGYKNDREHKVAIKNGARFVSYEVEIIDVHEHCHNGQPVPPDCKYRISIDREPYVVDDACLTGREILLLTNKTPPDRFQLRQKFKDGSVVTIANDQKVCFTDPGIEKFKTIPLDQTEGEPRKLRFEFDLLDEDQAFLSGLKLPFETAKLGQENWVLIHNYPIPEGYNVATASMGIRMVGGYPTAGLDMVYFFPALSRVDGKPIGALTPHALDGKSYQQWSRHRTPANPWRPQVDNLSTHVPLADFWLENEFIKRPGHAISA from the coding sequence ATGTCACAAGAATATAGATTAAACGATAAAAACTTTGAATCTCAAGATTCAAAAATCACTGGAATGCAAATCCTTCAAAGAGCCGGATTGGTTCCAGTAGAAGATTATGAACTTCTAATTAAGGTCAATGAAAATGGTTTTGAGCCTATTCAACTTTCAGAAATCATTGATTTAAGAGCACCTGGTTTGGAAGGCTTTTACTCCAGACCCTATGACAAATTAATCATCTATGTTGATGATGCCGCAGTGCAGGTTTCAGAATCATTTATGACACCGAACAAAATCCTTGCAGCTGCAGGAAAAGTAGTAAAAGACTTTTATCTAGTACAGCGTGAGGGGGAAATTGAAATTGGGTATAAAAACGATCGTGAGCATAAGGTAGCGATAAAAAACGGTGCAAGGTTTGTATCTTACGAAGTTGAAATCATCGATGTCCACGAGCATTGCCACAATGGACAACCTGTACCTCCAGACTGCAAGTACAGAATAAGCATCGATCGTGAGCCATATGTGGTTGACGATGCTTGTTTAACCGGTAGAGAGATATTGTTGCTAACTAATAAAACTCCTCCTGATAGATTTCAGCTGCGTCAGAAATTTAAAGATGGCAGCGTTGTGACCATTGCAAATGACCAGAAGGTTTGTTTTACAGATCCTGGAATTGAAAAATTTAAAACTATTCCACTGGATCAAACCGAAGGCGAGCCAAGAAAGTTGCGTTTTGAATTTGATCTGCTTGACGAAGATCAGGCATTTCTTTCTGGTCTGAAATTACCTTTTGAAACGGCTAAATTAGGACAGGAAAACTGGGTGTTAATTCATAATTATCCAATTCCGGAAGGTTATAATGTAGCCACTGCATCTATGGGAATCAGGATGGTCGGCGGATATCCAACGGCAGGTCTTGATATGGTTTATTTTTTTCCTGCTTTAAGCAGGGTAGATGGCAAGCCAATTGGTGCGCTGACACCGCATGCATTGGACGGAAAGTCTTATCAGCAGTGGTCAAGACATCGTACCCCTGCAAATCCATGGAGGCCGCAAGTTGATAATTTGAGCACCCATGTTCCTCTGGCGGATTTTTGGCTGGAAAATGAATTCATAAAAAGACCAGGTCATGCTATATCAGCTTAG
- a CDS encoding ThiF family adenylyltransferase, with protein MLYQLRIAGEHYKSLQQHLFPGDGKEAVAVALCGRYERDGVSILLTHQIELIPYDECEREPEFVHWRTQRIIPFLERAEKENLAILKIHSHPGGYMQFSDTDDQSDGELFQSVFGWCDHDGVHGSAVMVPDGQVFGRVFTPAMATFAFDKISVAGDSIRIFDNSTVELDDFSIRTRQAFGEATYNQLKKMKVGIVGCSGTGSPTIEQLVRLGVGTIVIVDPDTVERKNLNRILNTTKQDADASRFKTEVLAETIHRMDLGTKVVTYSVNLYESREALDELITSDVIFGCVDSVDGRHLIAQLTNFYLIPFFDLGVRLDADGKGGIKGITASVHFIKPGCSTLFSRRLYTQERLYSENLKRQNPTDFEDQLKQGYVHNANVDRPAVISINMQISAMAVNELLNRLHLFKDDDPENYAKITMDYTGGCIINEAESNFEQDVAAQKWVGRGDYKPFLRLTGL; from the coding sequence ATGCTATATCAGCTTAGAATTGCTGGTGAGCATTATAAAAGCCTACAGCAACATCTTTTTCCCGGAGACGGGAAAGAGGCTGTTGCGGTAGCTTTATGTGGAAGGTATGAAAGAGATGGTGTATCCATTCTGCTCACTCATCAGATAGAACTCATACCTTATGATGAATGTGAACGTGAACCTGAATTTGTACATTGGAGAACCCAAAGGATTATTCCCTTTTTAGAACGTGCGGAAAAAGAGAATCTAGCTATTTTGAAGATTCACAGCCATCCTGGCGGTTATATGCAGTTTTCTGATACCGATGATCAGTCCGATGGTGAGTTGTTTCAATCCGTTTTTGGCTGGTGCGATCATGATGGCGTGCATGGATCAGCAGTTATGGTGCCTGATGGTCAGGTTTTTGGCAGGGTTTTTACTCCAGCGATGGCAACTTTCGCATTTGATAAGATTTCAGTTGCTGGAGATTCGATCCGCATTTTTGACAACAGTACAGTAGAACTGGATGATTTTTCGATACGCACAAGACAGGCATTTGGTGAGGCTACCTACAATCAACTGAAAAAAATGAAAGTTGGTATTGTTGGATGTTCTGGAACTGGGAGCCCTACAATTGAACAGTTGGTTCGCTTAGGAGTGGGGACTATTGTTATTGTTGATCCTGATACCGTCGAAAGGAAGAATCTTAACAGGATTTTAAATACCACCAAGCAGGATGCAGACGCTTCTAGGTTTAAAACAGAAGTGCTAGCTGAGACTATTCACAGAATGGATTTGGGTACTAAAGTTGTTACCTATAGTGTTAATCTCTACGAGAGTCGCGAAGCATTGGACGAGCTCATTACGAGTGATGTTATTTTTGGATGTGTAGACAGTGTAGATGGCAGACATTTAATAGCGCAGCTGACCAATTTTTATTTGATACCTTTCTTTGATCTAGGAGTACGTCTTGACGCTGACGGAAAAGGAGGTATAAAAGGAATAACAGCAAGTGTTCATTTTATTAAACCTGGATGTTCGACATTATTTAGCCGTAGATTGTATACACAGGAGAGGCTGTATAGCGAAAATTTAAAGCGCCAGAATCCGACGGATTTTGAAGATCAACTAAAGCAAGGTTATGTCCATAATGCAAATGTTGACCGTCCTGCAGTAATTAGTATCAACATGCAAATAAGTGCCATGGCTGTGAATGAATTACTGAATCGCCTGCATTTATTTAAGGATGATGATCCGGAAAATTATGCTAAAATAACGATGGATTATACTGGTGGCTGTATTATTAATGAAGCTGAAAGTAATTTTGAACAAGATGTTGCTGCTCAAAAGTGGGTCGGTAGAGGAGATTACAAGCCTTTTTTAAGATTAACCGGATTGTGA
- a CDS encoding DUF6527 family protein, with translation MKKIIMFLRCIFATFSSYWVHICNITNFVDAAKFKIQFADDTPDEIVEGIIFIVQDGNLPESLAFQCPCGCKAKIILNLLPDASPKWSYIIDKKGLIDIYPSIWRKIGCKSHFFVRKSDVNWV, from the coding sequence ATGAAAAAAATCATAATGTTTTTGAGATGCATCTTTGCAACATTTAGTTCCTATTGGGTGCATATATGCAATATTACAAATTTTGTAGATGCTGCAAAATTTAAAATCCAATTTGCTGATGATACTCCAGATGAAATTGTAGAAGGTATTATTTTTATAGTTCAAGATGGTAATTTGCCTGAATCTTTAGCTTTTCAGTGTCCGTGTGGATGCAAAGCTAAAATAATTTTGAATTTGTTGCCAGATGCAAGCCCTAAATGGAGCTATATTATTGATAAAAAAGGTTTAATTGATATTTATCCATCAATTTGGAGAAAAATTGGATGTAAAAGCCATTTTTTTGTGAGGAAAAGTGATGTCAATTGGGTATAA